The stretch of DNA aattataacacttaATCAAATAACGTAAACGACTACTAAAATCAATATGATCTACtgcattaattttaaaaatgtattaattctAAGAAATTGATATTAGAAAAATACTACTTATTTATGATTaagtgattattattataaaaatatacacaaaattcAAGATTTAACTTTCTTATGTTATacaattctaaaattaaatattatatttataattaaatgtaattataacagttaatatataatattttttcaaaaatataataattatttattatatatcttaactcataattaagaaaaaaaaaaagacccgTCAAGACCTAGTTGGTTATAACTTCCACTCTTTTTAACGAATTTGATGTAAGTTTCACCCAATACGTTTATTTTAGATTTAGGCATCAACTAACCATTAGTTGGTTGCTTTAAATATTATTCACTCACAAACCATTATTTGGTTGCTTTGAGTATTATTTGGTTAGTTTTTGTGACTGAATAGTCCGAGTCTGGGGGTTAGAAGGTGAAATTGGCATTTGAGCGCAAAAGCATGCAAAATATTCTCGGATGGTTCACCCACTGAAAGCTTACTACCAACAATCATCAACAGTAGAATCATCAGAGGCAACATCAAATCACACACATTTTTGggtctttttttcattttattcattCAACTTTCTCCCCTCATTTTACAGAGTAGGAGAAGAAACAAACTGTCTCGGTAAACTAAAAAGATCATTCCCTTCAAATGGAGAACCCCAGTCCCGGGAAGCAGCAGATGTCTCAGAAGAAGCTACTGCACCATCTTGCAGTCCAGGCAAGGGAACAACAATACTCCCATTTGATGGAACCGGTCTCGTTGATGATTGAGCAACGACTCCTGAAGCATTTGACTCATACATCTGAGTATTACTCTTTGAAAATGGCGAAAATCCTAGCCATAAACCGTTTGACCTTGGTGAAGCTAAACTTCTATCCAAGGACCAGTCTATGTTAGTATAATCAAACTGCACCGACCCACCAGTGCTCCAGTCAACTGCAGAGGTTGCCCCTGATTGACCAGCTGATCCTAGTCCGGAAAAGAGTCCTAGAGAAGTAGCAGCAGCAAGCGTTGGAGTTGCACCTGTTCTATTCCAATTGCTATTGGTTGCTTGGTGATCTACTGAATTGCTGCTGCCACCAACAAACTGTTGTTGAGGTTGATACTGAAGTTGGTGGTACCTTTGGTTAGAACTAAGGTAGTTTGGACTGGGGCTTCTAGTGCTCGGGGCATGAGATAAAAAACCATTAGATCTCACAGCATCTGGACCATTAGTTGTATACCAATTAGCAGCTATTCCAGGAGGCGATGAACTCATAGTTGTGGCTGGAACTTGTTTAGTTTGGGGCCGCTGCATCATGATTAATGGTTCCCTGGATGCTACAGGTTGAAGGTTCTTAAACTCACCTCCAACAGGCACATATCGAGCTTCAGACTTAGCAGGTGGGGCTAACATTTGTAGAGGTGATTGCAGGGAATAAGAGACAGAAGAATTAGATCCTGAACTTGGCCACTTTTTATCAGCTGGTACAGTAGCCTGTTGGGGCTTTACCCATTCAGACTTAGGTTGTATTCTCTTTACAGGTTGCACATTTCTACTACTGGAATCTGAAGGGACTCCAATTGTTATTGCAGCCTTTGTATAGTTAAATTCCTTGTCATCTTTTTTGGGTTGATTTGGTAAAGGAACAGGTTTTGTTTGTGGCCTTGAGCTCTGACTTGCAACTCCTGACTGCTTAacattattattgataggaggATCACCTGTTTCCTCTGGCTTTGGTGGAGCAGATGGGGGATCAAGTTTCAACTCTCTCAAGGATTCAGCAGCCTTATCAAGATCACCGTCACAGTTAACAACTGCTCTTTCAACCTCCTGTTTCGAGCAATCATACCTGGTTACCATGTCTGCGATCTGAGCTAGCTCATCTGATATGTCAATTTTCAAATTGCCCCTACGTATGTTTGTATCCTTGTTACCATCTGCTTCTTCACCACCTTCAAACAGCCACGCTACTGATTCCTCAACCCTACCTTCATTCAATATCAGTGCCATTGTTGCTCTTTCATGAGAAAAGCCCATTGCAACAAGCTGCTGAGAAAGTGCCTCCAGTTTCCTTGACATAAGATAACCAGTACACCGCTCATGCAATTCCTGTGCTCGCCTTTCTTTCTGACGTTGATgtttcttctcatttttctgGCGGATTTTTTCTCGTTTGTCATTATCAGCTCCTGGTACCGAGTCTGATCGAACAGGGGCATTAGAACTTTTCTCTTTATGTTCCTCGGACTCACCAGACCAACTACCATTGTTAGAAACAGAATCATACTCAACACCAGCAACCACTGAGTTGACAGGATGCTCATCTGTTTCATCTATGTTCCGAAATCGACCATTAGCATGTATAGGTGAGGTAGGTGTCTGCGAAATGTCCAGTGTATGGAATGTTCCTAATAAGGGGTTATATGCACTGGCTGGAACACCAGCTACTGCATTACCAGATCCTGTAGGCTTTGCAGCAGCTTTCTGGGCTTCCTTGCTAGCTTTTTTGTCTTTAGACTTGGATCGGGATGCAGGAGACATCATTACAACAGCCctgtaacatttaaaaaaaaattatggtgaATTGCTTTACAAATGACTACCAAATAAATACAGGATTACATGCATCAacaaagataaacaaaaactcCCAGTACCCCACAGAGCTAAAAGTCTCTTCATATAACTTATAAATAACATCATATGTGTAGATCCTTTGGCAAACGAGTAGCCACTTCCAGTAACACACTAGGCACTACTAAggggaaaacaaaaacatatgaacAGAGGCAAAAAGAGAAAGCAAAGAAGACAAAACAATAAGGGcatgttataaaattaaacagCACAAAATAGTCAAACTTCTCCCTTTAAccaagttttagaaaaaaaaaaattaagaattaggAGAGGGAGGGGAAGGATTTCCTGTCCGTACACTCAATGTATTTTGTGAACAGAATATAATCACACAATAGTTCTTTCACCAACTGTTCCTTCCTAACTTCATCTATGTGAGTGCAGCTGCagaaatttatacaattacacATCTGGGCAAAAAAAAAAGGCAGAGCTCTCACTGCACAGGCATTGCTAGGTTTCAAAATCGAGAACGCCTCAGTCAAATTACAGAAAAATGCACATTACTGGCTATTAGTATTTCACACAGATATTGAAAAGACAAAACTGAGAGGGTAAGTATCACACAGTCAAGTATCATTTTGCCCAAAGTTTACCCATTCAATCACGTCCAAAGTTTTAAACAATTAACTGTAAGACAAAACACCAACATTCCATGTTCTCCTGTTTTCCATTTCTGCATTAATCAACACAGTAAACAAAAAGAATGGTTTTCTAAGAATACACTGAGACGCACAAAAACAGCAAAGCTTGTAGTCTTAACTGAAACAAAAGCCTAAAAACTCCCAAACTTTCACACGATCATCCCAACCTGAACAAAAATTCAAGTTCCCATAAGCAACCAAACCCCATAATTCCCTATAACACTGATATGTAACACCTCTGTCTAAACACCGAAAAATTTCCATTTTCTGCCGAAACCAAACATGTTGCCAAGAGCTGGGAACTCAACATGAAGAAACCTATAATCACAGCtaactcaaaattaaaaaactgcAATCAAAGTCAAACGAAAAGTATCAGCATGAGTATCACGCTATTGCCTCTCGAGGATCCACTGTATCCCCACTTCACAATCTAAACAGACCACAAATTCCCAAATCACACGGACGAAAAAATAATGCTGAATCCGAATTACCCAGTTCCGTGATTGCACGAAGTTCAAAACCAGACAAGCGGCTACGAGCTCCCCGACAAACAAGGCGACATAAGATCGTAGCTGTAGTTTGAGATTGAAGgagagaaaagtgaaaaaaaaaaaagtatacgaagaaaaagaagaacaaaccTAGGTTTCGGCGACGTTGTCAATGATGACAATAACGACGATGGAAGATCAGCTTTGAAGGGCGAAATGGTTAGAGAGAGGATGCGGACAGAGAGAAGAGAGATAGGTTTTTCGAGGCTCAAACTGAATTTGGTAGAATTAGGGTTTTGAAGAGACAGAGAGATCTGAAAATGATAAAACcaacaaaattattcaatacaaaactaaataaaagGGAAGGAGAGAAATAAACTGAACTAcagtatttattattattacataaattctacatttttttaattaaaggaaTAGATGTTTTAATTCTTGTAATGATTTAGAACTGAGTGTTTTAACctgtaataatataataataataattattattattatcaaattatatttttttaattaaaaaaaatgttttaaccCTCTTGTAATAATTTAGTTGAGGAGAATTTaggcattttattttaataagttaaatttcaatatttatactaattttaattttatatagttatttaagtagaaatatgtattaataattttattttaaattcaaataatattataattaaattatatatttaaatgaaataggTAAAAACATAATCATGTTAAGTAGTTACTATGTGTTCTCGTTTACTTGGATAATTTCTCTCTCTATGTCGGTTTagttatttgtttaaattctatattttttaactaaaaaaatattttaacttcatgtaataatttaattgataagAATCTAGATATTTTAACTCTGTAATcgtaataatataattattattattaaataaattatatattttttaattagaaaatagatattttaaCTCTTAGTAATAATTTAGTTGACAAAATTTTAtgcatttctttatttatttattttcaaatttaaaatctaaattaataatattatatagttaatatatatatatatatatatatatatatattaaaatttaagtttgtcTCATAAACTTAATATAACAACAACGATCCTATTCTGTGAAGGAagtgttattcattttattttttattaaaataaaaatatttatcatgtcCAAAGTTAGTATTTacctaaaaaaaacaaaacactaccaacaatatatttttgtacACATGTGTACTAAAGATGCATCTTTATGGTTGgattatatgattttattttaacaagCTAAATCTCaatatttatactaattttaatttcatatagttattttaatataaatatgtattattaattttattttaaatttaaataatattataattaaattatagatttaaatgaaatataaaaaaacataattatattaagaaataattatgtatACTTggataacttatttatttaaattatatattttttaactaaaaaaagaaGTGTTTTAACTCCTTTCATAATTTAGTTGACAAGAATTTAGACCcttgtaataatatatttattattattatataaattatatattttttaattaaaaaatagatgtTTTAATCCTTGTAATAATTTAGATGACAAAAAATTCAGgcatttgtttatttatttattttcagattaaaaatctaaattaatAATACTATACAGcctatttaaaagaatatatatatatatatatatatatatatatattaaaatttaagtatgTCGTGTAAACTTAATATAACTAATTGGAttgaactttttatttttattaaaatccaaatatttataatgtacaaagttagtttttttaactaaaaaacaaaacactagtaacaatatatttttgtacAACAAAGATGCGCATCTTGAttgttatatgattttattttaataagtttaattttaatatttatactagttttaatattatatatttatttatattaaaatatgtattgataattttattttaaattcaaataatattataattaaattatagatttaaatgaaatagaaaaggacataattatattaaaagtaacTATGTGTACATTTAACACTTTATCGTCtctattttctttagttatttattgttatataaatacctaattaataattttaatgttttaatatattaaaattttaaaataaactatatatatttatacctttttacaaaataatttttcctttcTCTAGTTTTTATATCCAAACATTCTATATCATGTACCTTTctacaaaatcaattttacttACTCTTATATTCAAACATTCTATCATCTAATAAATCTTACAAATGCAATACATAGTttgtcaaataattaaatacctAAACAAGGTAATGtgaattattgttatattttaatatattatatttaatttattcatataaaaaaaggagtgtaattttttattgaaaaagccttaattatcaagtaattattaattcttTCGTGAATGTTATATGTTTaaattgatgttttattttataagtcattttgATGTATTATTTTTCACACTATATTTTGTAATctatatgtaataaataataaattatacacttgaaatttttcttaaatttttttaattattatatttgtaacaaataactcaagaaaatatattattattattattattatcgtaGATTAGCTAGTTGAGGACACCTCAACCTACTAAAGGAAGGGACACTCTGACCTAAATAGAAGAAGTTCGTATCATTTGGTTATTATATCTTAATCCCAAACGTTAGGGTGCACGAACAAAAGTTGGGGATATCTCGACGTATAGAAACAAGTACATCTCGGCCTAAAGAACATAACATATCAAGTCCCATATTGGGAGCTAAGTACATGTCATATTCGTACCTTAACTCTCCAATACCAATCCATGTAAGCAAAATaacaaatcacaaaaaatattaagaatagTTAAGCAAATTAGGAAATCCTAGAACAAGGTATCTCTATAAACCCTAAGCCCAATTAGCATGACCCATTCAGGTATTATAAATAGTCATTGTTCGCTAGGTATGTTAGTAGAATCATACGTTACAGGATTGCTATTTTACTGTTAGTAACTAACTTAAGTGTCAGAGTATCTTTGCAGGCTCCCTCGCTGACATCATCCAGCCTTCATCGGAAGAAGACACCTCGGCATCAGTAAGAGAGTAGGCACTTGAAGACCTTGATATACTACGATGTGTAGGAAGATTTGTGTGCTTTTAGGCACATCTCAACCTAATAAGAACATTTCACACATCATGGGGCTGAGTTGAAAGGATAGACATGGTGTCTACTAGAAATATAGCAAGTAATAGATTCAAAACACAAGCTAAAGAGACAAACCAAATGACAATGATCATAACCCTAAAAACAAGACTGGCaaagttaaaaattgaaaactataaAATGAATACCAAGTTCAAGAGTGATGAGGAAGAAAGGGGTCATCCTCGACCTAGTAAAATTCATGTAACATCCCCACCTATGCATGTCAAAACGATAGGGGAAAGTGCACATGGGGCCAACCCCCACACAACGATAACTGCCAATACCTCCACTTTGCTCTTATCGCCACAGAAGCACCCGTTTATAGAATCATATAAGCTTCACTACCACCAAGCTAAAAAGCTCTCCCAATTGAAAGATATGATGGCATGACTCATCCTGACGAGCATGTGCACATCTATTTCACCCAAGTCAGCCTATACACAGTGGAAGATGTAATTTTATACAAAGTGTTGCTTACATCTCTGAAAGGAAGACCTTTAGTTGGTTTGCCCAACTCCCTCATTTTTCCATAAACTATTTCGACACCCTCGCTATCCAGTTCGAGACTCAATTTGCCACGTATAAACCTTATCACCTTACATCACTAACACTAATTAACATATGCCAAGAGAAAGTAGAGTGCTTGAGGATGTTTCTGGAGCACTTCGGTAAGATAGCTCCTAACATTACAAACATCAGCCCTAAGGTTTGATGATTGTTTCTCAACAACCATTTTCCAAAAAAGTGTACTGATACATAGTAATATCAACAAGTATCATATCCAAATGGATTTAAAAGGTATATTGGTAGTTCGATTTTGGGTTGTTGGTTTTTGATAAAGAGTGCAAGTAAAAGTAGATAATAGTAATTAGATATATTGAGTGGAGTAGGaaatataaattgatttcatctcataTTCTTTTATTACACCGCTACTATCTTGTTTACTTACTATGCAAATCATTTAATGTCTTGGAGTACTCTTTCTATGTACATCTAGGTTCATCCCCGAATCACTATAACCTAAGGACTTCAAACCTAGTGTGATTGCTCAACTTTTGGTAAAATGAATCCTTGTTTGCTTTAATGTGCAAGATTCGTTGAATGAATCCTTGCCACATGCAAGATCCCTTCATCTAGCATTTCTTTTGGCTACTTAAATAATCACCACACCCACCGGTACAAgtatgatgatttgattgaCCATAATTTGAAACCAGTTTCCCAACTTAGTTTTCGCTCAAGAATAATAcaaacactttttatttttctacttaTGTTTCACCTATTTTATTTGAtgtcttaaagaaaaaaattgatatactctaattgatttttatatattttttattttataaatatttcatatgagcattttttttagaaaataaaataaaatctcaataaatttctcttttggtaattatatttagaattttaattctgatcgaataatttaaaaaaacagaGGGTATGtccttttttaattgttataatatttatattaaattattagtaataatgattatatatatatattatttaaaagaatactTTGTCTTTGATTAAAGTATCTATCAAGAGTAGTTTAAACAAGTGGATTAGTTAAGAGTGACCGAGATCAGggataattgtttttttaataatacttaAGATATTTAACAACTAGtgattaaatattcaaataatatttaagtttttaactaaaattggttatttataaataatagttaatttGTAACTTATAACAATAATCTACAAATTTAAATTCGTACGCttaattagaaactaaaaataaatataaactaaaatattaaaaatcatagaataaatattttatctttccctaattattgtttattaaatattaaaatatcactgcaatgtttaaaaaaaatagaaattaataaactcatatttaaataaaataacctTTAACTGAATTTCTATCAAACCAAAATTATCTCGTCGAATAACTTGATTTCAGATAATAcattaccaaaaaaataaaataatatttattatattttatttttgctctcaAAGGAACTTTTAGAATTAGAcatctatcattttttttttgtatatatcttCGTTAAGTTAAACTACCACCAAATAGAATTAGCCTCATCTATTTgatgtcttttatttttaaaataaattaaggtaaaatattatttagaaaaaatctaaaaataaagttaCGTTTTTAAGTGAACAAAAGATGTATGAAATCTATGTAGACAATTATATGTTAACAAGAGAAAATGTAAACACtgaaaataaaatcacttttattatttaatacaagcattgaattgaagtatatttttatattataatttaaaatcaatttcactttatttaaaataaaattctgaTTTATGAGATAAAAACCAGTTCAATCAATTGAGATCATGAATCAAAATACAGAAATAtctaacataaaaaatacatgtaaagggtacaaaatattttttttaatataatttatgttatccaatcttaatttttttcccatcatttaattttgtattcaatttgTTCTCTCCATTAATAAACAGCTTCattgaatttttcaaaatttaaaaacacagtGACGTGGTTTTctcaatatttaattaagtccatcaattctaaaactactaatgttttaaaatacgagaatgtcaaattgaattaaatagttaaataataaaaataaatcgaATAAAATAGCTatataataagacaaaaaagtaaataaaccTAAGCTttctaattaagaaatattttttgaagatataatttatagtttaaaattatgataaatattttatattgcaAGATGTAGGTATTTGGAATCattgataatttataaaaaatattaaaattcaatttaagaataaaagaatgaagtaataaattttaagaaaccTCAATAAAAACGTCCtggataagaaaaaaaatcttgaaaatatatttatttaaaataaatattaaaaatacattttattaaaaaaaatcttaagataaGTATTCTAGTTTAAATCTTTGAAAAGTTAGGTTAAATTTGAGATTAGAAAGCAAATAAAATTAGTGTTTTAGAATGGAAAGGAACGGTGAATATGAAAAGTTTGAAACAGTGTAAACCGTAGAAGACTCCTAAATTAGCGCTTCGTGGAAGGGGGAAACActccaaacacaaacacacgacaaaacaaaaaattaaaaaatatagtttttatcCCACTTTGCTTCTCCGTCTTCTTCAACGTTAATCTTGTTTGCTTCCCCTTTATAAAAGGTAAAGTGGGGTTTGGTCTTCTTCTCCAACCGTTTTTTCTATTCACAGCATGAGGAAGAAACTGGATACTCGTTTTCCTGCGGTAAGTGCTCTCTTTCCCTTTGTTCTTTCATGTTGAAAAGGTTGTTCTGTGTTGTTTTcattctatatttattatttttattttgtcattaGGCTGATTTTGTTTCCTTGTGTAAAATGGTGTTTTTGGGTAACATAGGAGATGGTTTTCTCTTGGTTTTCGGTGTTCTGTGGTTCATGTGTTGACGTGTCTAATGCTTTGTATTAACATTCAGGCTTTACAATTGTTTTGGCCTTGAATTGTTGTTAtgttaatgaattattttttaatgtgtatGTTTTGCTGGTGAATATTGTTTTAGGATTTGTGCCCATTGGACGTTTAGTTATTTTGGATGATATAGGTTTTCTTTCCGAAAGACAAAGAAATACAACCACTTATCGTGCAAGTTTGTTCTTTCAATCACATCTTTTCTATCTGAAAGTCTTGATTCCGAGAAATCTTAAGGAATCCAAACGTAGTTCTATTAGAACAAACTATTTGCtgatttttaatgttttgaagGAGTGATTGGTGcacatcttaatttttttttgtattatggCTGTCTTAACTGAGATTTCttggtgtaatttttttttcaatttattgtcTTCCTATTTTGGAAATGGTTGTTGCCCTTGTAAAACAATCACGTGCTTTGATTTGGTTGTGGAATATCATTTATCGATTTTGGGAtgtaaaactttatctttattttggcACTGCTTTATGTCATATTTTGTGTATTGGAAACTAGGACAGAATGTTATTTG from Vigna unguiculata cultivar IT97K-499-35 chromosome 8, ASM411807v1, whole genome shotgun sequence encodes:
- the LOC114194325 gene encoding uncharacterized protein LOC114194325, producing the protein MMSPASRSKSKDKKASKEAQKAAAKPTGSGNAVAGVPASAYNPLLGTFHTLDISQTPTSPIHANGRFRNIDETDEHPVNSVVAGVEYDSVSNNGSWSGESEEHKEKSSNAPVRSDSVPGADNDKREKIRQKNEKKHQRQKERRAQELHERCTGYLMSRKLEALSQQLVAMGFSHERATMALILNEGRVEESVAWLFEGGEEADGNKDTNIRRGNLKIDISDELAQIADMVTRYDCSKQEVERAVVNCDGDLDKAAESLRELKLDPPSAPPKPEETGDPPINNNVKQSGVASQSSRPQTKPVPLPNQPKKDDKEFNYTKAAITIGVPSDSSSRNVQPVKRIQPKSEWVKPQQATVPADKKWPSSGSNSSVSYSLQSPLQMLAPPAKSEARYVPVGGEFKNLQPVASREPLIMMQRPQTKQVPATTMSSSPPGIAANWYTTNGPDAVRSNGFLSHAPSTRSPSPNYLSSNQRYHQLQYQPQQQFVGGSSNSVDHQATNSNWNRTGATPTLAAATSLGLFSGLGSAGQSGATSAVDWSTGGSVQFDYTNIDWSLDRSLASPRSNGLWLGFSPFSKSNTQMYESNASGVVAQSSTRPVPSNGSIVVPLPGLQDGAVASSETSAASRDWGSPFEGNDLFSLPRQFVSSPTL